In a single window of the Ruminococcus albus 7 = DSM 20455 genome:
- a CDS encoding ATP-binding protein: MIDRPEYLRFLNDWKDKQIIKVITGIRRCGKSTLFELFREQLGKQGVGDDQIISINFEEAENEELHDWHKMYSYITSRMLPDKTNYIFLDEIQCVADYQKAVDSLFVKKNTDVYITGSNAYFMSGELATLLSGRYVELKMLPLSFKEYSSAFDGLSKEELYRNYVYNSSFPYTTELHDRRNIRTYLDGLYNTIVLNDIVTRKKIQDPLMLKSVIKYLFDNIGSPCSSKKIADSMTSAGRKISNHTVENYLEGLTDSLLMYRVGRYDIKGKEYLKLLDKYYAADVGLRYYLLGTNNADNGHILENVVYLELIRRGYEVYIGKNGNTEVDFVAVDYDGNTEYYQVSWTVRDEKTLERELTPLQNINDHNTKILLTMDNDPPVSYNGIRQKYVLDWLLDK; the protein is encoded by the coding sequence ATGATAGACCGCCCTGAATATCTCAGATTTCTGAACGATTGGAAGGATAAGCAAATAATAAAAGTTATTACCGGTATCAGAAGATGCGGAAAATCCACGTTGTTTGAGCTTTTCCGGGAACAGCTCGGAAAACAAGGCGTTGGTGATGACCAGATAATATCTATAAATTTTGAAGAAGCCGAAAATGAAGAACTCCACGACTGGCATAAAATGTACAGCTATATAACATCCCGTATGCTTCCTGATAAAACGAATTATATCTTTCTGGATGAGATACAGTGTGTTGCTGATTATCAAAAAGCTGTAGACAGCCTGTTCGTAAAAAAGAACACAGATGTTTATATAACAGGTTCAAACGCCTATTTTATGTCAGGCGAGCTTGCAACGCTGTTATCAGGCAGGTATGTTGAACTTAAAATGCTCCCTCTGTCATTTAAGGAGTACTCAAGTGCGTTTGATGGATTAAGCAAAGAGGAACTTTACAGAAATTACGTGTATAACAGCTCCTTTCCCTATACAACGGAACTCCATGACAGGCGGAACATAAGAACATATCTTGACGGTTTATATAATACCATTGTTCTGAACGATATTGTCACCAGAAAGAAAATACAGGATCCGCTGATGCTGAAAAGCGTTATAAAATACCTGTTCGATAATATCGGAAGCCCATGTTCTTCAAAGAAGATAGCCGATTCGATGACAAGTGCAGGAAGAAAAATATCCAATCATACTGTAGAAAACTATCTTGAAGGTCTTACCGATAGTCTCCTTATGTACCGTGTCGGAAGATATGACATCAAGGGGAAGGAATACCTGAAACTGCTGGATAAATACTATGCTGCTGATGTCGGTCTAAGATATTATCTTCTCGGCACCAATAATGCAGATAACGGGCATATCCTGGAAAATGTGGTATATCTGGAGCTTATTCGCAGAGGTTATGAAGTATATATAGGTAAAAACGGTAATACGGAAGTTGATTTCGTGGCTGTTGACTATGATGGAAACACCGAATATTATCAGGTATCATGGACTGTTCGTGATGAAAAGACTCTTGAAAGAGAACTCACACCGCTGCAAAACATTAATGACCATAATACAAAGATACTTCTGACTATGGATAACGATCCGCCTGTATCATATAATGGGATCAGACAGAAGTATGTTCTTGACTGGCTGCTTGATAAATGA
- a CDS encoding nucleotidyl transferase AbiEii/AbiGii toxin family protein yields MLHNEKDIFEQLILRTSEYLGVKAEIVEKDYFVTLFLKKIADVMPDIVFKGGTSLSKCYHIIKRFSEDIDLNLQSEIKPPVGKRKQLKASIISIISDLEFELTNADAIKSRRDYNRYIIDYPSSLSAVYLKEQLIVETAIYQRAYPTKVMKADSLIYQYLHENGYDNYAEQYGLQPFELNVQTAERTLIDKLYALADYYLLNTTTEHSRHIYDIYKLSEIVTINDTLRSLAQSVADERRPHKMCLSVQNGTDVNAVLREIIDKKVYKDDYDTITVPLLFESVSYDMAVSALENILQSGIFD; encoded by the coding sequence ATGTTGCATAACGAAAAAGATATTTTTGAGCAGCTTATCCTGCGAACATCTGAATATCTCGGTGTTAAAGCTGAGATCGTTGAAAAGGATTATTTTGTAACGCTTTTTCTGAAAAAGATCGCAGATGTTATGCCGGATATTGTTTTTAAGGGCGGAACATCACTGTCAAAGTGTTACCATATCATCAAGCGTTTTTCTGAAGATATTGATCTGAATTTACAGTCTGAAATAAAACCGCCTGTAGGCAAGAGAAAGCAGCTCAAAGCAAGTATTATCAGTATAATCAGTGATCTGGAATTTGAGCTTACTAATGCTGATGCGATCAAGAGCCGTCGTGACTATAACCGTTATATCATTGACTATCCTTCTTCACTCTCTGCTGTTTATCTGAAAGAACAGCTTATTGTAGAAACTGCAATATATCAAAGAGCTTATCCTACGAAAGTAATGAAGGCAGACAGTCTGATATATCAATACCTCCACGAAAATGGCTATGATAATTATGCAGAACAATATGGTTTACAGCCGTTTGAACTGAACGTACAGACCGCAGAGAGAACGCTGATAGACAAGTTGTATGCATTGGCAGATTATTATCTGCTGAATACTACTACCGAGCATTCAAGGCATATATACGATATTTATAAGCTGTCTGAGATAGTAACGATAAATGATACTCTGAGATCACTTGCACAGTCTGTTGCTGATGAGCGCAGACCTCATAAAATGTGTCTTTCGGTTCAGAACGGAACAGATGTGAATGCTGTTTTACGGGAGATCATTGATAAGAAAGTCTATAAAGATGATTATGATACAATAACCGTTCCGCTGCTGTTTGAAAGTGTTTCTTATGATATGGCAGTTTCAGCTTTGGAGAACATTCTTCAAAGCGGTATATTTGACTAA
- a CDS encoding nucleotidyl transferase AbiEii/AbiGii toxin family protein, producing the protein MQLTPEQVKCRIKKLAKVKNTDARVLMRIYMMERFLERAANSEYNDNFVIKGGMLVSAMTGVALRSTIDIDTSIRNQNLSAADPRDIIENITAVDLVDGVRFEIKDISDILDEIEYPGIRVILNAVIDRLITPMKIDISTGDAVTPRAIKYDYKLMFDDRSIKLWSYDLETILAEKLRTILARSVLNTRMRDFYDIYILLSLYENKIDGTVFREAFDAACQKRGTVNLIQNAPAIIANINEDNTLHKLWGAYQKKYPYAKKIQYDDIMDGVKSLFGKLA; encoded by the coding sequence ATGCAATTAACACCTGAACAAGTAAAATGCAGAATAAAAAAACTTGCGAAAGTGAAAAACACCGACGCAAGAGTTCTGATGCGAATTTATATGATGGAGCGTTTCCTTGAGCGTGCCGCAAACTCGGAATACAATGACAACTTCGTAATAAAGGGCGGAATGCTGGTAAGTGCTATGACCGGTGTGGCACTCCGTTCTACAATCGACATTGATACAAGTATCAGAAATCAGAACCTTTCAGCTGCTGATCCAAGGGATATCATAGAGAACATAACTGCAGTTGACCTCGTAGACGGCGTTAGGTTTGAGATCAAGGATATTTCCGACATTTTGGATGAAATAGAATATCCGGGTATCAGGGTCATATTGAATGCGGTAATTGACAGGCTCATCACTCCCATGAAGATAGATATCTCAACAGGTGATGCAGTAACTCCTAGGGCAATAAAGTATGATTATAAGCTCATGTTTGATGACCGTTCGATAAAGCTGTGGTCATATGATCTCGAAACGATACTTGCAGAAAAGCTCCGGACTATCCTTGCAAGAAGCGTGCTTAATACCCGTATGAGAGATTTCTATGACATCTATATCCTTCTTTCTTTGTATGAGAACAAGATAGACGGTACGGTGTTCAGAGAAGCCTTTGATGCGGCCTGTCAGAAGCGCGGCACAGTGAACCTGATACAAAACGCTCCGGCAATAATAGCAAATATCAACGAAGACAATACCCTGCATAAGCTATGGGGTGCATATCAGAAGAAGTATCCTTATGCGAAAAAGATACAATATGACGATATCATGGATGGCGTGAAAAGCCTGTTCGGTAAGCTTGCATAA
- a CDS encoding DUF1016 N-terminal domain-containing protein: MHKYLSDRLTAEFGKGFTERNLRAMRQFYSCFPNRHTLCAELSWSHYRILMKIVDKTVRDFYTEECTNLRIVASLVKYTALKNVLQS, from the coding sequence TTGCATAAGTATCTTTCTGACAGACTTACTGCCGAGTTCGGCAAGGGCTTTACAGAACGAAATCTACGGGCAATGCGTCAGTTTTATAGCTGTTTCCCGAATCGGCACACACTGTGTGCCGAATTGAGCTGGTCGCATTATCGAATACTTATGAAGATAGTCGATAAGACTGTCCGTGACTTCTATACAGAGGAATGTACAAACCTGCGCATTGTCGCAAGCTTAGTCAAATATACCGCTTTGAAGAATGTTCTCCAAAGCTGA
- a CDS encoding type IV toxin-antitoxin system AbiEi family antitoxin domain-containing protein: protein MKDMTELIKEYGCITPEIAADNGISKYKFYKYVRENNMEQVEHGIYIFRDEWVDELYVLHKRCPNAVFSHNEALYFYGLTDREPLVHTLTMYSGYNSHRLTADGRCKVYTIKKELLDVGKVFVKDNCGNEIPMYDIDRTICDVIRSRSTIDIQEFIPALKAYARRNDNDLNKLWEYSKLFRIQTVVRKYMEVLL, encoded by the coding sequence ATGAAGGATATGACTGAGCTGATAAAAGAGTATGGTTGTATAACACCTGAAATTGCAGCAGATAATGGCATTTCAAAATACAAGTTCTATAAATATGTGCGTGAGAACAACATGGAACAGGTCGAGCACGGTATCTATATTTTCAGGGACGAGTGGGTCGATGAGCTGTATGTGCTTCATAAAAGATGTCCCAATGCAGTTTTTTCACATAATGAAGCGTTGTATTTCTACGGTCTGACAGACAGAGAGCCATTAGTCCACACGCTCACAATGTACAGCGGTTATAATTCGCACAGGCTGACTGCCGACGGCAGATGCAAAGTCTACACCATAAAGAAAGAATTGCTCGATGTCGGTAAAGTTTTCGTTAAGGATAACTGCGGTAATGAGATACCGATGTATGACATAGACAGAACGATATGTGATGTGATACGAAGCAGAAGTACGATAGATATTCAGGAATTCATTCCTGCATTGAAAGCGTATGCCAGAAGAAACGACAATGACCTGAACAAGCTCTGGGAATATTCAAAGTTATTCAGGATACAGACCGTTGTTCGCAAATATATGGAGGTGTTGCTATAA
- a CDS encoding DUF6088 family protein, whose amino-acid sequence MLFDYLLETFGQNEPIFLSDISYEDYSDIWLKKELAKLCECGQIIRYERGIYYIPVKTPFGNSILNPNRIIERKYLSEKGNRIGFYTGITALQQAGLSTQMSNIPEIQTNNENSKLRRVKVGNQDIILRKARVKIDNDNIFVLQFLEMMNSTSAGYFDDERKAVIRNWIRKCNISQELVTKYAPFFPDKTMRNLIESGVIYYVA is encoded by the coding sequence ATGTTGTTTGATTATCTTCTTGAAACATTTGGTCAAAACGAACCTATATTTCTTTCAGATATTTCTTATGAGGATTATTCTGATATCTGGCTCAAAAAAGAACTTGCGAAGCTATGCGAATGCGGACAGATCATTAGATATGAACGAGGTATCTACTATATCCCCGTCAAAACACCATTCGGCAACAGTATTCTGAATCCCAATAGGATAATTGAAAGAAAATATTTATCCGAAAAAGGAAATCGAATCGGATTTTACACCGGGATAACAGCGTTGCAGCAGGCAGGGCTTTCTACACAGATGTCAAATATTCCCGAGATACAAACAAATAACGAGAATTCAAAACTCCGCAGAGTAAAAGTCGGGAATCAGGATATTATCCTGCGTAAGGCAAGAGTTAAAATAGACAATGACAATATATTTGTTTTGCAGTTTCTTGAAATGATGAACAGCACCTCAGCAGGATATTTTGACGATGAGAGAAAAGCTGTCATCAGAAACTGGATCAGGAAATGTAATATTTCTCAGGAGCTTGTGACAAAATATGCTCCGTTTTTCCCGGACAAGACAATGCGTAATCTCATAGAAAGCGGCGTGATCTATTATGTTGCATAA